The genomic segment TGTAAAGGATTTGATCGAGCACCCGCGCGTCCGAATGCTGCGGGGTGAACGACAACCCAAGCAATTCCACCCGCATGCGGGTCATTTCCTCGATGATCGACGGAATGTTGGTGAACCACCAACACCCAAAGATGTGCAGATTGCGAAACTTGCGGGCGAGGACGCAAAGTTCGTGCTGGTTCTCGCGCGAAAGCACCGTCGCAGCAAAACGATTGTCGGGAAACGCCGCGCAAAGGTTCTTCAAGAACCCCAGGTCCGCTCTCTCCATGCCGTCCCCGGCCATGGCCAATAACGGGTTGACGGCCCGCCTCACGCCGGGCATGACCGCGAAAGGCAGCCCGAATTCCCGGCAATGCGGCAAGACCGCTTTTTCCAACAACCACGCGGCATCGCCTCGGCCGGGATATTGAAAATCGGGTGGCAACGAAATCATCACGTAGGCCGGCTCCATCCGCCGGGTCCAGTCTGCCAGAAACCGGCGCACAGCGTCCACGGTGCGTTGATTCAACGCTCCCGAAACGTCATAACCCCACGAAGACAGTTCCTTTCGCGATTGCTTCCAGTCCAGCAAGAGCGGATCGATCCGCAAGGCCGCGCGAAAAGCCGGATCCCGGGAAAACCCGGCCTCCCACACCGGCCTCTCCAGCGGATCGAACGGCGAGTTGGTCATGCAGATGGAACGGACGCCCGCCAGTTCCAGGCAATGACTCGTGTAATCGCGAGGATTCCACTGTTTGAACCAGGATCGCAGCTTCGGCAAATCCCGCTTTCGCACATCGAGTCCGAGGGTCTGCATCGTGGTCAAAACCCCGCGGCAGGCCTCGGAAACGGGCGAATGGTCCAGGAAAAGGGTTTGCCACACCCAATCGGCTTGTTGGGTCTTGGACAATTTCCAGAACGACGCGTAAGGCAGCGTCACGTTCCTGAAGGTTTCCGCCACCAAGTAATGGTAAACGAGCAAGTCGTCGATGCCCCAGAGCAACAAGCCGCCGAAGGCCGGGTCATACAAATGGGTGTGAATATCCGCCACCGGCTCAGCCAGCACCGCGCGCCGCACTTTGTTGGCCAGGGCGTCCAATTGCCCCGGCGTCACAGCTCGTTTCATGCGCCGGATGTTACCGGCGCCCCGCCCGAGGTCGAGTCGGAACCCGTAGCGCCACTCGCGGTCGGTGCCTCCTCCTGGAGTCGGGGCGCGCCGTTCACGGCGCTTTGGCTCGCGCGCATCGGCCGCGGCGATCTCCTCCCGTTCCATGGCCCGCCCAGAGCGAATGCTTCGCCCTGGTAGCACCCTTGCCCGTTGAAGCTGCCATGCCCCTTTGAAGACACGCCTTGAAGCGGCGTGAACGCCGCGTCCCGGCGCTGCCGCGAGCATCACCGACAACCTGTGGATACAATGACCCGGGCTGAGTCTGCGCTCGGCATCATGGACGGTTACCACCGGCTTGGGTCGCCGAGCGCCCTTGCCGCCAGCGAGAGGCGAATCCCCAAGCTCCCAGCAAGACCGCTCCGGTGACCATGGTGATTTCCTCAGGCTCCGGCACCGCGGAATACGCGATCGAAAAGTTGTCGATCCCAAAGGCATGGTCGCTCCCGGTGTCATCGGCGTCGGTCCAGCGCAGGAACAACTCCTCGCCTGGATTCAAGGTCGCACCGGTCAACCCCACGGCCAGGAAGGATTGCCGGTTGGCCGCTGCGTTGCCGTCCAATGCCCCCGAGGCCGCAAACTGGGGACTTGCAAAATTCAGCCCCGCCAATCCCACCCAGCCTCCCACACCAGGCGCATGGGCCGGTTCCGGTGCGGTCAATGCAGTGGAGCTGATTTTGTAACTGAATTCCAGAGTCTGGACGGATGTCCGGCTGTCCCTCCACTGTTCGGCGTGATAACTGAGGACGAATCCGCCCAGCGTTTGGCCGCTGCCGTTTTGCAGCCGCACGCCGTAAGCAAAGCCTCCGGAGCCACTGGAGGCGAGGGATCCCAACGCCCGATCGGAACCGGTGCCGAAACTATACAAATCCCCGGTGGTCGAGGTGCCGCTACCCGCCCGATAATCACCACCAAATCCCGAGGTCGAGCCGGCATACCATCCAGGGATCGTGGCATGATCCGACCAAGCGTTGCCGGTGCCGGTTGAGCTCAGGCCGTCGAAGTTTTCTGAATAGGCCGAACCGCTGAGCACAATCTGGGCTCGCGCCTCGAAGAGCGAACAGACCACACCGCTCATGACGAGTATCCATCCTTGATGTCGCATAACAGTCTCCTTGTTGCGTCCAAGGATGACCGCTTCATCGATAGGTAAGCGCGCGAGTCCCCACTCGCAACGTGAACGAAACAGCTCCTTAGACGCGCTCATCCTCCGTCCACCCTGGCAAGCGGGCAAGAATTTTTCACTTTGCTTTGAACCTTTTGGCGGCTCGTGCATTCCTCTCTCTGAACATGCATTCCGGGCCGACCTTCTCATGACGCCAACCCGCGCCGAACTCGATCGCACGCTGCCGGTGAGCGCGGCCCGGGCCGGGGACGCCTCCGCCTGGGATAAGCTCTTCCGGCGCTATCAGTTGCCTCTTTTCGCCTTTGTCTGCGAACACTTGGCGGACGAGCAGATGGCTCTTGAGGTGGTTCAAGAGGTCTTTGTCAGTGCCTTTCGTCATCTCCCTCAATTGCGCTCGAATGAACGGTTCGGTTCCTGGCTGTTCGCGATCGCTTATCAGAAGAGCCTCCAGAAAGCTCGATTCTTGCCTCGCGAAGAGCCCGTGCCGGACAACTTCGACCTGGAATCTGCAGCGCTCGACGAGACTGATCCCGCGCGCGAGTTGCTGAGAAAAGAGGATCAGGAGGCCTTTCTCTCCGCCCTGGATCAGCTTGCTGAACCCCACCGGTCGGTGCTGGTTCTGCACTACCTTCAGGAGTTTTCCCTCGATGAAATCGCTGAGATTCTGGCGATTCCCTCCGGCACGGTGAAGTCGCGCCTCCATCATGCTCGCGCCCAACTCAGGCTCCATCTCAACAACCCCTTTTGCCCTCGCCATGAAAACGCCCCGTGACCTCCTCTTGGATCGGCGCCGCCATCGCGTGCCCGACCTGGACCAACAGCGTGCCGCCGCACTCGGACGCCTCACTTCGCCAGCCTTCAGCCTCGAAACCCAGACGGCACCGAATCGTTCCTGCTGGGCGTTGCTCTGGCTGGAATGGGTTTACCCCTGCCGTCGAGCATGGGCCGGTTTCGCCGCAGCCTGGCTGGCCATTTTCATTCTGAATTCCCTGTCCATGGACAGCGGCAAGACCACGTTGGCCGCCGCTCCTCCTCCGCCCAATCCGGCCTGGGCTCAACTCGTCCTCGCCCGTCGCAGTGATTTATGGCAGTGGCTCGAGAGCGGCGATTCCGAGCCTGCCCACACGCGGTCGGCGCCACCGCTCCATCCAGCCCCGAAACCCCGGAGCGAGCACCGATCTCAACAACACGAGTCCTTGAGGATAGTATGAAC from the Verrucomicrobiota bacterium genome contains:
- a CDS encoding glucuronate isomerase, translating into MKRAVTPGQLDALANKVRRAVLAEPVADIHTHLYDPAFGGLLLWGIDDLLVYHYLVAETFRNVTLPYASFWKLSKTQQADWVWQTLFLDHSPVSEACRGVLTTMQTLGLDVRKRDLPKLRSWFKQWNPRDYTSHCLELAGVRSICMTNSPFDPLERPVWEAGFSRDPAFRAALRIDPLLLDWKQSRKELSSWGYDVSGALNQRTVDAVRRFLADWTRRMEPAYVMISLPPDFQYPGRGDAAWLLEKAVLPHCREFGLPFAVMPGVRRAVNPLLAMAGDGMERADLGFLKNLCAAFPDNRFAATVLSRENQHELCVLARKFRNLHIFGCWWFTNIPSIIEEMTRMRVELLGLSFTPQHSDARVLDQILYKWKHSREIIALVLEEKYKDLARTGWMPADAEIRRDIRALMGGTFEAFSKGAAS
- a CDS encoding sigma-70 family RNA polymerase sigma factor, encoding MTASSIGKRASPHSQRERNSSLDALILRPPWQAGKNFSLCFEPFGGSCIPLSEHAFRADLLMTPTRAELDRTLPVSAARAGDASAWDKLFRRYQLPLFAFVCEHLADEQMALEVVQEVFVSAFRHLPQLRSNERFGSWLFAIAYQKSLQKARFLPREEPVPDNFDLESAALDETDPARELLRKEDQEAFLSALDQLAEPHRSVLVLHYLQEFSLDEIAEILAIPSGTVKSRLHHARAQLRLHLNNPFCPRHENAP